The following are from one region of the Blastocatellia bacterium genome:
- a CDS encoding tubulin-like doman-containing protein, with product MPTAPDIQAAIALLELCNRDAVRLGELVSLAARIEPELLRAVRLDLTPFDAAAEADLWFSPLVETRTADWIALDPAAARELRLGLAADQSRLDAAHALLMEAHSSAPATIILEEEIVWLALSAPPDARQAIESCLRLALDKVLEDPSAHRGIAHWFASAARRLPQEAQATESYALLCFVTSGLLDGRRVNAADPALPPIDALADIFPASIPKLRLWATLTGYDLTFRPNKVPGFVPLEVPRTDPLLFELRPLNEPRQFITLRRGETKTVRVKSRVVELRTAAGDAYWLRYRSQKLTSAGMQGLIMGFGGTGAYILTALKELAVLKHGRVPEALKFLLFDTIADWEPGKAVQILGVEAEERLAAGNDQAASLDPITEYFYLTDYDPDLKTHVFRYLLPAGNPDAYPHLNDWLHAPWLSEHIASSHLNIVTGAAQQRQIGRYAMFKNAERILALLQSTIRQLAYMTRDSEVNIWLIGSSAGGTGAGCLIDAAYLTRLAADYMSFRLNLTGVIVLPSVYTNVPGISQGHAYSMLRELDRVQEEGFSSGDRYVDLNSRELISSRVVYDRDGRQTARVRNRLFDDLLYLGGDCLTEAARRRFFTSAASAIEPYLDSDSGPALQYRINESYAVSSLGAASICVPTEIFAEIFAWEQVAEYLLRAGAPKEVSGRVVGLHSGPDADRQDNATAKVRSLLVAFRELLELEQRSESNRAAFARSLDAESIVTAWYELTGNNRTAQEQAALLAYANPFISLTEPGWPKNMMGWETNTFKENRLTKGVKETQEESRDRFADRLEEVMRRYTSRVDGEHSFEKGRRYVYETVSRRLRARIDDIFIEELSRYRLLFGQDLNTLEQGSVLTRLLAEVIWMLDDQGPLQRIHEVIRQILVVLDREESGRDSRRNQAIYELRTSKRSSFLSFGAWIEEYQQQARNEYSDYIRWYLKRELLRDLQKLALDARQRLREWERLCGRLFDTLVRRESGNEGEASALFTVTQVYLKGILEERLYNAARKASILISFGQEPDPQMHGYREEMRNQSAAGLADTLLRDSYWEASLTADGAPEIHLVIESYDFGPKRYSAREIRNLTHELHEYFRHRIDERLSYRDVFDYLRWAQERQVIDPFKVADLLDAKAAALINAGGVSERRTLIYRKPYEIEKQNLADAICKRLQERAPLTESEHSYSDRNAITLIKIKKPSSEQFADIQFCREDYLALRAGSLNDDKTHDLELRRAQVFHPFRQEMEAWYIERSYIQKSGLADVPMIPPRVTRLLEDPEMMQIFVRAIATGAVENIENGGWLWHGPEGDIQLTEPKSDLNADVVKAAVNFVLRQGEASPNGVRRISREDARRSVTESAQKNNRARDEMLVEFVKDKLDAFLKHNAPAPLRLALKIVFTFYCDPDTRTSLQYRVNLP from the coding sequence ATGCCTACGGCGCCAGACATCCAGGCAGCAATCGCCCTTTTAGAGCTGTGCAATCGTGACGCTGTGCGGCTGGGCGAACTTGTGTCGTTGGCGGCCCGTATCGAACCTGAATTATTGCGCGCGGTGCGGCTGGATCTGACGCCCTTCGACGCGGCGGCGGAGGCTGATCTGTGGTTCAGCCCGCTGGTCGAAACGCGCACGGCTGACTGGATCGCGCTGGACCCCGCCGCCGCACGCGAACTGCGGTTGGGACTGGCCGCAGACCAATCACGGCTTGATGCCGCGCACGCGCTACTTATGGAAGCGCACAGCAGCGCTCCGGCTACGATCATTCTCGAAGAAGAAATCGTATGGCTGGCACTGAGCGCCCCGCCCGATGCCCGGCAGGCCATTGAATCATGTCTGCGCCTTGCGTTAGACAAGGTGCTGGAAGACCCTTCGGCTCACCGGGGAATAGCGCACTGGTTCGCGAGCGCGGCCCGGCGGCTACCGCAGGAAGCGCAGGCGACGGAATCCTACGCGCTGTTATGCTTCGTAACTAGCGGGTTGCTCGACGGCAGGCGCGTCAATGCCGCTGATCCTGCGCTGCCACCGATTGACGCGCTCGCTGACATCTTTCCAGCCTCCATCCCCAAACTACGCCTATGGGCGACGCTGACTGGCTATGACCTTACCTTTCGCCCGAACAAGGTTCCCGGCTTCGTCCCGCTGGAAGTGCCGCGCACCGATCCGTTGCTTTTCGAACTGCGCCCGCTTAACGAGCCGCGTCAATTCATCACGCTGCGGCGGGGCGAAACTAAGACCGTTCGGGTTAAGTCCAGAGTGGTAGAACTGCGCACGGCAGCCGGTGACGCGTACTGGCTGCGCTATCGTTCGCAGAAACTGACTTCCGCAGGCATGCAAGGTCTGATCATGGGATTCGGCGGAACGGGCGCGTATATCCTCACAGCGCTTAAGGAACTGGCCGTGCTCAAACATGGCCGTGTGCCGGAGGCGCTCAAGTTTCTGCTCTTCGACACCATTGCCGACTGGGAGCCAGGCAAGGCGGTTCAAATTCTCGGCGTTGAGGCAGAGGAAAGATTAGCCGCGGGCAATGATCAGGCTGCCTCGCTCGACCCGATAACGGAGTATTTTTACTTGACCGACTATGACCCTGATCTCAAAACGCATGTCTTCCGCTATCTATTGCCAGCGGGCAATCCGGACGCCTATCCGCATTTGAATGATTGGCTGCACGCACCCTGGTTGAGCGAGCACATAGCGTCAAGTCACCTCAACATTGTGACTGGTGCGGCGCAGCAGCGGCAGATCGGGCGGTACGCCATGTTCAAAAATGCGGAAAGAATCCTTGCCCTCCTGCAATCCACCATCCGGCAGTTGGCCTATATGACCAGAGACTCGGAGGTTAACATCTGGCTGATCGGTTCCTCTGCTGGCGGCACGGGCGCGGGATGTCTGATTGATGCTGCCTATCTGACGCGGCTCGCCGCTGACTATATGAGTTTCAGGCTCAACCTCACTGGTGTGATTGTGCTGCCTAGCGTTTACACCAATGTGCCCGGTATCAGTCAAGGCCACGCTTACAGCATGCTGCGCGAACTGGACAGGGTGCAGGAAGAGGGCTTTTCATCAGGTGACCGCTACGTTGATTTGAACAGCCGCGAACTCATCTCCTCGCGTGTCGTCTACGACAGGGACGGGCGGCAGACAGCACGGGTCCGTAATCGGTTGTTTGACGATCTGCTCTACCTCGGCGGCGACTGCCTGACCGAAGCCGCGCGCAGAAGATTTTTCACCTCAGCGGCGAGCGCCATTGAGCCTTATCTGGATTCCGACTCCGGCCCTGCGTTGCAATACAGGATCAATGAATCCTACGCCGTTTCATCTCTCGGCGCGGCGAGCATCTGCGTACCCACCGAGATCTTTGCCGAGATATTCGCCTGGGAGCAGGTGGCTGAATACTTGCTCCGGGCGGGAGCGCCGAAAGAGGTCAGCGGGCGCGTTGTGGGACTCCACTCCGGCCCCGATGCTGATCGTCAGGACAACGCGACGGCTAAGGTTAGATCGTTGCTCGTAGCGTTCAGAGAACTGCTGGAGTTGGAGCAAAGGTCTGAGAGCAACAGGGCAGCCTTTGCGCGCAGCCTCGATGCCGAGAGTATCGTCACCGCCTGGTACGAGTTGACCGGCAACAATCGCACTGCTCAGGAACAGGCGGCGCTGCTGGCTTATGCCAACCCCTTTATTTCGTTGACTGAGCCGGGGTGGCCTAAAAATATGATGGGCTGGGAGACCAATACGTTCAAAGAAAACAGGCTGACCAAAGGCGTAAAAGAGACACAGGAAGAGTCCAGGGACCGCTTTGCCGACCGGCTGGAAGAGGTAATGAGGCGCTACACAAGCCGTGTTGACGGCGAACACTCTTTTGAGAAAGGCCGCCGCTATGTCTACGAAACGGTCTCTCGGCGGCTGCGGGCGCGGATTGACGACATCTTCATTGAGGAATTGAGCAGGTACCGCCTTTTGTTCGGACAAGACCTCAACACATTAGAGCAGGGCAGCGTATTGACCCGGCTACTGGCCGAAGTAATCTGGATGCTGGACGACCAGGGGCCGCTGCAAAGAATCCACGAGGTCATTAGACAAATCCTGGTTGTATTAGACAGGGAAGAGTCTGGGCGCGACAGCCGCCGCAATCAGGCGATTTATGAGTTACGGACTAGTAAAAGGTCCAGTTTCCTCAGCTTCGGCGCGTGGATAGAAGAGTACCAGCAGCAGGCGCGCAATGAGTACTCCGATTATATCCGCTGGTATCTGAAGCGCGAACTGCTGAGAGACCTGCAAAAACTTGCGCTCGACGCGCGGCAGCGACTACGCGAGTGGGAGCGCCTGTGCGGTCGGCTTTTTGACACGCTGGTGCGGCGCGAGTCGGGCAACGAAGGCGAAGCCTCGGCGCTCTTCACCGTGACGCAAGTCTATCTCAAGGGCATACTGGAGGAACGACTCTATAATGCCGCGCGCAAGGCCAGCATCCTGATCAGCTTTGGGCAGGAACCTGACCCGCAGATGCACGGCTATCGCGAAGAGATGCGCAATCAGTCAGCCGCCGGTTTAGCTGATACCTTGCTCCGGGACTCTTATTGGGAAGCGAGTTTGACAGCCGATGGCGCGCCCGAAATCCATCTGGTCATCGAGTCATATGATTTCGGGCCAAAGCGATACTCCGCGCGCGAGATCAGGAACTTGACTCATGAACTGCACGAGTACTTCCGCCATCGGATTGACGAGCGGTTGAGCTACAGGGATGTCTTTGACTATCTTCGCTGGGCGCAGGAACGTCAAGTCATTGATCCCTTCAAAGTCGCGGACCTGTTGGATGCTAAAGCTGCCGCGTTGATCAACGCGGGCGGCGTATCTGAGAGGCGCACTCTGATCTATCGCAAACCATATGAGATCGAAAAGCAAAACCTGGCTGATGCCATTTGCAAAAGACTACAGGAGAGGGCGCCGCTTACAGAGAGCGAGCACTCTTACTCTGATCGCAACGCGATCACGCTGATTAAGATCAAGAAGCCCAGCAGCGAACAGTTCGCAGACATTCAATTCTGCCGGGAAGACTATCTCGCATTGCGCGCCGGGTCCCTGAACGACGACAAAACCCACGACCTGGAACTGCGCCGGGCGCAGGTCTTCCATCCGTTCCGGCAGGAGATGGAAGCCTGGTACATCGAGCGTAGCTACATACAGAAAAGTGGACTCGCCGACGTGCCGATGATCCCGCCGCGCGTTACGCGGCTGCTGGAAGACCCGGAGATGATGCAGATCTTCGTGCGCGCCATCGCTACTGGCGCGGTGGAGAACATTGAAAATGGAGGCTGGCTCTGGCACGGGCCGGAGGGGGATATCCAACTCACAGAACCTAAGTCTGACCTGAATGCCGATGTCGTCAAAGCCGCAGTCAATTTCGTACTCAGGCAGGGGGAGGCAAGTCCCAACGGAGTGAGGAGAATCTCCCGCGAGGATGCCAGGCGAAGCGTCACCGAAAGCGCTCAGAAAAATAACCGGGCTCGTGATGAGATGCTCGTCGAATTCGTGAAAGATAAACTTGATGCTTTCCTGAAGCATAATGCGCCTGCGCCCCTGCGATTGGCGCTGAAGATAGTCTTCACGTTTTACTGCGACCCCGATACGCGCACTAGTCTGCAATACCGCGTAAACTTGCCATAA
- a CDS encoding tyrosine-type recombinase/integrase, translated as MTRRVNDQKGNIQFHCGSWTLRYRELDHATGTWKTRRVVLGKFKDEDAALKAAEPIMAEVNHRNRSEPQQLYADITFKEFIGTHWEAYRRTAKHQPTTIENHNSLTKNHLMPFFKKRRLREVQPSDISRFLQSKTDEGLSGNTLQNLYGLLRLMFDIAAQFDIIDKSPVRPKLHKPEFEKVKKPTLAAAQIKDIIARLPDETERVFALLLAVTGMRIGEALALRWTDFDPAKCELSIHHTLHRFKLKKPKTAGSFGTLKLDLRIASLLSTHRTRSPFKAEKDFIFCRADGRPLNQSALRNHLYAVMDELEIARAKGMHGYHIFRHSAGTILHKRSRDLKVVQSLLRHSDISTTADIYVHLDDEVISEGVGILADEILGNCDRTVTEESKMVS; from the coding sequence ATGACTCGCAGAGTAAACGATCAGAAAGGAAACATCCAATTTCACTGCGGAAGTTGGACGCTTCGCTATCGCGAGCTTGATCACGCGACGGGCACCTGGAAGACGCGCCGCGTCGTGCTGGGCAAGTTCAAAGACGAAGACGCCGCGCTCAAAGCAGCTGAGCCGATTATGGCAGAGGTCAACCACCGTAATAGATCGGAGCCGCAACAGCTCTACGCCGATATTACCTTCAAGGAGTTTATCGGAACTCACTGGGAGGCATACCGGCGCACGGCGAAGCATCAGCCGACGACTATAGAGAATCACAACAGCCTGACGAAAAATCACCTCATGCCGTTCTTCAAAAAAAGGAGATTGCGCGAGGTGCAGCCGTCGGATATCAGCAGGTTCCTACAGTCGAAGACTGATGAAGGGCTTTCCGGCAACACGTTGCAGAATCTCTATGGGCTGCTGCGTTTGATGTTTGACATCGCCGCACAGTTCGACATCATAGATAAAAGCCCCGTCAGGCCGAAGCTGCATAAGCCTGAATTTGAGAAGGTGAAAAAGCCAACTCTCGCCGCCGCTCAAATCAAGGACATCATCGCTCGTCTGCCGGACGAGACGGAGCGCGTCTTCGCGTTACTCCTCGCCGTTACCGGCATGCGGATCGGTGAGGCGCTGGCCTTGCGCTGGACAGACTTCGACCCGGCAAAGTGTGAATTGTCCATCCATCACACTCTTCACAGGTTTAAGTTGAAAAAGCCGAAGACCGCAGGCAGCTTCGGCACACTTAAGCTTGATCTGCGCATTGCATCGCTGCTCTCCACGCACCGGACAAGATCGCCATTCAAAGCAGAAAAAGATTTCATTTTCTGCCGCGCCGATGGTCGCCCGCTCAACCAGTCTGCGCTTAGGAATCACCTTTACGCTGTCATGGACGAGTTAGAGATCGCACGTGCGAAGGGCATGCACGGCTATCACATCTTCCGGCACTCGGCGGGAACAATCCTTCACAAGCGGTCGCGCGACCTGAAGGTAGTACAGTCTCTGCTCCGACACTCCGACATCTCGACAACGGCGGACATCTATGTTCACCTCGACGACGAGGTTATCAGCGAAGGAGTAGGTATCCTTGCGGACGAAATCCTCGGGAACTGTGACCGAACTGTGACCGAGGAGAGTAAGATGGTGAGTTAA
- a CDS encoding PH domain-containing protein, with the protein MSGTKAVAGDRVGANQIKPVLIDHPDLRLIKLGYLVPLALVAAGVVILLLSVSDAAKIGIGYALIMALGSMLTFLLSSHARLRKASYTVTADYIEAQTGTFEKTSRRIPLSYIRDVTHRQHFFQTLFDVSDIKVTATNGDSVVFENVSNGLHKREIIWELVIARSPGASR; encoded by the coding sequence ATGAGCGGGACGAAAGCAGTCGCGGGGGATCGGGTTGGGGCGAATCAGATCAAGCCTGTTCTGATTGATCATCCCGACCTGCGATTGATCAAGCTCGGCTACCTAGTGCCGCTGGCTCTGGTGGCCGCAGGTGTGGTGATCCTTCTGCTGTCAGTCAGCGACGCCGCTAAAATCGGCATCGGGTATGCGCTCATCATGGCTCTGGGAAGTATGCTGACCTTCCTCCTCTCTTCCCACGCGAGACTGCGCAAAGCGAGCTACACGGTAACCGCCGACTATATCGAAGCCCAGACTGGCACCTTCGAGAAGACCTCTCGCCGCATCCCGCTCAGCTACATCCGTGATGTCACGCACCGGCAGCATTTCTTTCAGACTCTGTTCGATGTTTCCGACATCAAGGTCACGGCGACGAACGGCGATTCGGTGGTGTTTGAAAATGTCAGCAACGGCTTACATAAACGAGAGATCATCTGGGAGCTGGTGATCGCCAGATCGCCCGGCGCTTCGCGGTAA
- a CDS encoding transglycosylase SLT domain-containing protein: protein MRRLILMGATALMLFMASMAQAQEMMQPSQLSSLFARTEARAKEARRNFERLIAYYPEFLPELQRVAARLGTRPEWLLNVMACESSFVASAHNPLPGQTASGLLQFIRQTAVGLGTTTAAVRRMTPVEQLRFVEKYFTPFKGQLNSLADVYLAVFRGFIIEGGPETVVAPLNSSSKERQAYSLNKGLDLNGDRQITKDELALIAFGVGRFSGAQRVAESHPQNNAPPQRDIPVPPQLQILNRYVVIPASTKSEQPSSPTKPFGASTVIHKTRSTYIH from the coding sequence ATGCGAAGATTGATACTCATGGGCGCTACAGCCCTTATGTTGTTTATGGCTTCGATGGCACAGGCTCAGGAGATGATGCAGCCAAGTCAATTGAGCAGTCTGTTCGCTCGGACTGAGGCGAGAGCAAAGGAGGCAAGACGGAACTTTGAACGTTTGATCGCCTATTACCCGGAATTCTTGCCGGAGTTGCAACGGGTCGCGGCAAGGCTCGGAACCCGTCCCGAATGGCTGCTGAATGTGATGGCGTGCGAGTCCTCTTTTGTGGCTTCGGCCCATAATCCTTTGCCTGGACAGACGGCGAGCGGGCTGCTGCAATTCATCAGGCAAACGGCTGTTGGCCTGGGCACCACGACGGCAGCCGTTCGCCGGATGACCCCGGTTGAGCAACTACGATTTGTTGAAAAATACTTCACACCCTTCAAAGGCCAATTGAATAGCCTGGCAGATGTCTATCTTGCAGTTTTTCGGGGCTTCATTATAGAGGGTGGGCCTGAAACGGTGGTGGCCCCTCTCAATAGTTCATCGAAGGAGCGCCAAGCTTATTCGTTAAACAAAGGTCTCGATCTCAATGGAGATCGTCAAATCACGAAGGATGAACTCGCCCTGATCGCCTTCGGAGTCGGTAGATTCAGCGGCGCGCAGCGAGTCGCTGAATCGCATCCTCAAAATAATGCACCTCCGCAAAGAGACATTCCCGTACCTCCGCAACTCCAGATCCTAAACAGATATGTTGTCATTCCGGCTAGCACTAAATCCGAGCAACCTTCTTCACCGACGAAACCATTTGGAGCATCAACTGTAATACACAAGACCCGCTCGACCTACATTCACTGA
- a CDS encoding MoxR family ATPase encodes MQPNNPNAPSIDPRQVIEERDVNGLAELLASAGYIIQRRILIDLAHSLRSGKPLLIEGPRGGGKTALAEALARACNLSTFYLQGMEELTLADVLYSWDREAQTQMVRQEIAAGCSLKEAQTRQFSREYLLLGEALGAFDYASQFDAVPVLIVDEADKLKEKIEDMLLQLLGRGWAHVPRFGDIGVRDPKHWPIVILLSNDIRHDLSAPLRSRCLYSWLEPPTPREEVRILRSRVPEARPDLLLGVTKLINCIRRDMPAVRDKPGLRESIDLLEALVRDNVQTLKAEVIDEYLCFLGKRQKELMNLRQGIARLEFAAHASDREIDEWIEWACAQEGKVLEAVA; translated from the coding sequence ATGCAGCCCAATAATCCGAACGCCCCCAGCATTGACCCGCGCCAGGTGATTGAAGAACGCGACGTGAATGGGCTGGCCGAACTGCTCGCTTCAGCCGGTTACATCATCCAGCGCCGCATCCTGATCGATCTCGCGCACAGTCTGCGCAGCGGCAAGCCACTACTCATTGAAGGGCCTCGCGGCGGTGGCAAGACTGCCCTTGCTGAAGCCTTGGCCAGAGCGTGCAACCTCTCGACCTTCTACTTACAGGGGATGGAAGAACTTACTCTCGCGGATGTGCTCTACAGTTGGGACCGCGAGGCGCAAACGCAGATGGTGCGGCAGGAGATTGCGGCAGGCTGTAGTCTCAAAGAAGCGCAAACCCGGCAATTCTCCCGCGAGTATCTCCTCCTCGGTGAAGCGCTCGGCGCGTTCGACTACGCTTCTCAATTTGATGCCGTGCCAGTTCTCATCGTTGACGAGGCCGACAAGCTCAAAGAGAAGATCGAAGATATGCTGCTTCAACTCTTAGGGCGCGGCTGGGCGCACGTTCCACGCTTCGGCGACATCGGCGTGCGCGACCCGAAGCACTGGCCTATCGTGATTCTGCTGTCTAACGACATCCGCCATGATCTTTCAGCGCCGCTGCGGTCGCGCTGTCTCTACAGTTGGCTTGAGCCACCGACCCCGCGCGAAGAGGTGAGAATCCTTCGCTCCCGTGTGCCAGAAGCCAGGCCCGATCTGCTGCTCGGCGTCACAAAATTGATCAACTGCATCCGCCGCGATATGCCGGCGGTGAGAGATAAGCCGGGCCTGCGCGAATCGATTGACCTGCTGGAAGCACTGGTGCGCGACAATGTTCAAACCCTCAAGGCCGAAGTCATTGACGAGTATCTGTGCTTTCTCGGCAAGCGGCAGAAAGAGCTGATGAACCTTCGTCAAGGCATAGCCCGCTTGGAATTTGCGGCACACGCGTCCGACCGTGAAATTGATGAATGGATCGAATGGGCTTGCGCACAGGAGGGGAAAGTTCTGGAGGCCGTCGCATGA